From Novosphingobium decolorationis, one genomic window encodes:
- the tmk gene encoding dTMP kinase has protein sequence MTTGRFIALEGGEGAGKSTQARLLAEALRARGLEVITTREPGGTAGAEAIRSLLLNGVEGDTAGWGARAEALLFAAARADHVARLIRPALERGAWVVCDRYLDSSRAYQGGGGGVSDVDLLTLHAFGSEGLLPDLTLLVEVAAEEVVRRLALRDTEGSDRIGGREQAYHDRVAATFRALADADEARFARIDGNGTPEQIHARILAAIAPLCEGAEK, from the coding sequence ATGACCACTGGACGATTCATAGCGCTCGAAGGCGGGGAAGGGGCCGGCAAGTCGACCCAGGCCCGGCTCCTGGCCGAAGCCCTGCGGGCACGCGGGCTCGAGGTCATCACGACCCGGGAACCGGGTGGAACTGCGGGCGCCGAAGCCATTCGCAGCCTTCTTCTCAACGGCGTTGAAGGCGATACTGCGGGCTGGGGGGCACGCGCCGAGGCACTGCTCTTTGCCGCGGCCCGGGCCGATCACGTCGCGCGATTGATCCGTCCGGCGCTGGAGCGGGGAGCGTGGGTTGTCTGTGACCGGTATCTCGATTCCAGTCGTGCCTATCAGGGCGGAGGAGGGGGCGTCTCCGACGTGGATCTCCTGACGCTCCATGCATTCGGAAGCGAAGGGCTGCTGCCGGATCTCACCTTGCTGGTCGAAGTCGCCGCCGAGGAAGTGGTGCGGCGCCTGGCCTTGCGCGACACCGAAGGATCGGACCGGATCGGCGGGCGCGAACAGGCCTACCACGACCGTGTCGCGGCTACGTTCCGCGCGCTGGCCGATGCCGATGAGGCGCGTTTCGCACGCATTGACGGCAACGGCACGCCCGAGCAGATCCACGCCCGCATTCTCGCGGCCATCGCGCCTTTGTGCGAAGGAGCGGAAAAATGA
- a CDS encoding DNA polymerase III subunit — MTTGDFWGQDAAWQEWMRALGSQRMHHAWLLAGARGLGKKAFARAAASELVGHLPGSEIDAEAHPDIHILTPLPASDDDAKKKADGKPYQTKRNISVDQVREMIRKLATRPTLGDRRAIIVDPADDLEKGAVNALLKVLEEPPAGTYFLLLAHQPGRLLPTVRSRCRVLRFAPLNEDALGAMLVREAPEADEAARQAAIRAAQGSPGLARTFVAQDLGAIHDLMVRILQNGDRDYALRGGLSREMGMRPTRDRQLAAIELARAVLLAQLGETAGHQQLAIIEAYQSLSQLLVRAPTYNFDAGVLIMEIGGLLASSAMPRERRA; from the coding sequence ATGACGACGGGCGATTTCTGGGGCCAGGATGCCGCCTGGCAGGAATGGATGCGCGCCCTCGGCTCGCAGCGCATGCACCATGCCTGGCTGCTTGCCGGGGCGCGAGGTCTTGGCAAGAAAGCCTTTGCGCGCGCGGCCGCCAGCGAACTGGTCGGCCATCTGCCAGGTAGTGAAATCGACGCGGAAGCGCACCCCGACATTCATATCCTGACCCCGCTTCCCGCAAGCGACGATGACGCCAAGAAAAAGGCGGACGGCAAGCCCTACCAGACCAAGCGCAACATCTCGGTCGACCAGGTGCGCGAGATGATCCGCAAGCTCGCGACGCGCCCGACGCTCGGCGATCGTCGCGCGATCATCGTCGATCCGGCCGACGATCTGGAGAAGGGCGCCGTCAACGCGCTTCTCAAGGTGCTGGAGGAACCGCCTGCCGGGACTTATTTCCTGCTGCTTGCCCACCAGCCTGGACGTCTTCTGCCCACCGTACGCTCGCGCTGCCGGGTCCTGCGCTTTGCTCCGCTCAATGAGGACGCGCTGGGCGCCATGCTCGTGCGTGAGGCCCCCGAGGCGGACGAAGCGGCCCGGCAAGCGGCCATTCGCGCGGCCCAGGGCTCGCCCGGCCTTGCCCGGACCTTCGTGGCGCAAGACCTGGGTGCGATCCACGATCTGATGGTGCGGATCCTCCAGAACGGAGACCGTGACTATGCGCTGCGTGGCGGCCTATCGCGGGAAATGGGCATGCGGCCTACGCGGGATCGCCAGCTCGCCGCCATTGAACTGGCGCGTGCCGTACTCCTCGCGCAACTGGGCGAGACCGCAGGGCACCAGCAACTCGCGATCATCGAGGCCTACCAGAGCCTCAGCCAGCTTCTGGTGCGCGCGCCGACCTACAATTTCGACGCCGGTGTCCTCATAATGGAGATTGGCGGGTTGCTGGCGTCCTCGGCAATGCCTAGAGAACGTCGGGCCTAG
- the metG gene encoding methionine--tRNA ligase, producing MGEPYYITTAISYPNGKPHIGHAYEAIAADVIARHRKAEGFDVRLQTGTDEHGLKMMQKARDLGTTPAELATEMSGYFREMCDALNVDYDVFIRTTEPRHHEATQELWRRMEAKGDLYLDRYEGWYSVRDEAYYDESELVEGEGGAKLSPQGTPVEWTVEESWFFRLSRYEDKLLELYNSGDFIRPESRRNEIARFVEGGLRDLSISRTSFDWGVKVPGSDNHVMYVWVDALTNYLTGLGFPNEEGDYARYWPASLHLIGKDIVRFHTVYWPAFLMSADVPVPQQVFGHGFLLNRGQKESKSVGNVTDPIALAETFGVDTLRYFFLREVAFGQDGSWSPEAIVTRCNAELANSFGNLAQRSLSMIFKNMGGEIKSDLEKSDADVALFEAVASGISNMRKAFMDLAFSDGLDAWMKAVFACNQYVDEQAPWALRKTDPARMEAVLMTLFQVVRDLAIAVRPVVPSAIDALLDQMGVAADARGYEALEKSDWFAVLAASDYAVEKPQGVFPRLELPDDQAEGDAA from the coding sequence ATGGGCGAGCCTTATTACATCACCACCGCCATTTCCTACCCCAACGGCAAGCCCCACATCGGCCACGCCTACGAGGCGATTGCCGCCGACGTGATTGCCCGCCATCGCAAGGCCGAAGGCTTCGATGTCCGTCTCCAGACCGGCACCGACGAACACGGCCTCAAGATGATGCAGAAGGCGCGTGATCTCGGGACGACCCCCGCAGAACTTGCTACGGAAATGTCCGGATATTTCCGGGAGATGTGCGACGCTCTCAACGTCGATTATGACGTATTTATCCGTACCACCGAGCCGCGCCATCACGAGGCGACGCAGGAACTGTGGCGCCGGATGGAAGCCAAGGGCGACCTCTATCTCGACCGCTACGAGGGCTGGTACTCGGTCCGCGACGAGGCCTATTACGACGAAAGTGAGCTCGTCGAAGGGGAAGGGGGCGCCAAGCTCTCTCCGCAGGGCACGCCGGTGGAGTGGACCGTCGAGGAATCGTGGTTCTTCCGCCTGTCCAGGTACGAGGACAAGCTGCTCGAGCTCTACAACAGCGGCGACTTCATCCGACCGGAAAGCCGCCGCAACGAGATCGCCCGCTTCGTGGAAGGTGGCCTTCGCGACCTCTCGATCTCCCGCACCAGTTTCGATTGGGGTGTGAAGGTTCCCGGCTCGGACAACCACGTCATGTATGTCTGGGTCGATGCCCTGACCAACTACCTGACCGGCCTGGGTTTCCCGAACGAGGAAGGCGACTACGCCCGCTACTGGCCCGCGAGCCTGCACCTTATCGGCAAGGACATCGTGCGCTTCCACACGGTCTATTGGCCCGCGTTTCTGATGAGCGCGGACGTACCCGTGCCGCAGCAGGTCTTCGGCCACGGCTTCCTCTTGAACCGCGGCCAGAAGGAATCGAAGTCGGTCGGCAACGTGACCGATCCCATCGCGCTGGCCGAGACCTTCGGTGTCGATACGCTGCGCTATTTCTTCCTGCGCGAAGTGGCCTTCGGACAGGACGGCTCGTGGTCGCCCGAAGCCATTGTCACGCGCTGCAACGCCGAGCTCGCCAACAGCTTCGGCAACCTGGCCCAGCGCAGCTTGTCCATGATTTTCAAGAACATGGGCGGTGAAATTAAGTCCGATTTGGAGAAATCTGACGCGGACGTGGCGCTTTTCGAAGCGGTTGCCTCGGGCATTTCCAACATGCGCAAGGCGTTCATGGACCTTGCCTTCAGCGATGGTCTTGATGCCTGGATGAAGGCGGTCTTCGCCTGCAACCAGTATGTCGACGAACAGGCGCCCTGGGCCCTGCGCAAGACCGATCCGGCGCGTATGGAGGCTGTCCTGATGACCCTCTTCCAGGTGGTGCGCGATCTGGCCATCGCGGTTCGTCCGGTGGTTCCCAGCGCCATCGATGCGCTGCTCGACCAGATGGGCGTCGCCGCCGATGCGCGCGGCTATGAGGCGTTGGAGAAGAGCGACTGGTTCGCGGTTCTGGCCGCGTCGGACTATGCCGTCGAAAAGCCGCAGGGTGTGTTCCCGCGTCTTGAACTGCCCGACGATCAGGCCGAAGGTGACGCGGCCTGA
- a CDS encoding TatD family hydrolase: MLIDSHCHLEYEGVVEDQNGVLDRARAAGIKGFLNISTRRSEWERVVGTAEREPDVWASVGIHPHEADAHADLGAAALLEAAAHPRVIAIGETGLDYYYDKSDREVQQDLFRTHIGVARATGLPIIIHTRDAEEDTARILREEMEKGPFPALIHCFTASAEFGRTVLDLGLTISLSGIVTFKNAKDLQAFAKDVPSDRLLVETDSPFLAPIPHRGRKCEPAFTADTARFVADLRGESLEELGANTTRNFFALFTKASPVEQGA; this comes from the coding sequence ATGCTCATCGATTCCCACTGCCATCTCGAATACGAAGGCGTGGTCGAGGACCAGAACGGTGTTCTCGACCGCGCCCGTGCGGCCGGCATCAAGGGCTTCCTCAACATTTCCACCCGCCGCAGCGAGTGGGAGAGGGTGGTCGGAACAGCCGAGCGCGAGCCCGATGTCTGGGCGTCTGTCGGCATCCACCCGCATGAAGCCGACGCCCACGCCGACCTCGGCGCTGCCGCGCTGCTGGAAGCTGCGGCCCATCCGCGCGTGATCGCGATCGGTGAAACCGGGCTCGACTACTATTACGACAAGTCGGACCGGGAGGTGCAGCAGGACCTGTTCCGCACGCACATCGGTGTGGCGCGAGCGACGGGCCTGCCGATCATCATCCACACCCGCGATGCCGAAGAGGACACCGCCCGTATCCTCCGCGAGGAGATGGAGAAGGGCCCGTTTCCGGCGCTGATCCACTGCTTCACGGCCAGCGCCGAGTTCGGCCGAACCGTTCTTGATCTTGGTCTCACGATCAGCCTGTCGGGCATCGTGACTTTCAAGAACGCCAAGGACCTCCAGGCCTTTGCGAAGGATGTACCGTCCGACCGGCTGCTGGTGGAAACGGATTCCCCGTTCCTGGCGCCTATCCCGCACCGGGGCCGCAAGTGCGAGCCGGCCTTCACGGCGGACACCGCGCGTTTCGTCGCGGATCTTCGCGGCGAGAGCCTTGAGGAACTCGGCGCAAACACCACCCGCAACTTCTTTGCCCTGTTCACCAAGGCAAGCCCGGTGGAGCAGGGCGCATGA
- a CDS encoding MBL fold metallo-hydrolase, with product MKVTILGCGTSTGVPRLGGEFGADWGHCDPKEPKNRRTRVAILLESDAGKRILVDTPTDLRAQLLANDVHRLDAVFWTHDHADHCHGIDDLRPLRYGRAGPISGFAASETVRRLRQRFGYVFAGQFGYPTLVSLENLDNLRLCEGYRVEHTQMPHGPAQSTGFRFDCDGKSVCYMTDFSEITRDMVDLCEDADLLVVDCLRRDPHPTHAHLGMSLELAERAGVGRTVLTHLDKSMDYATLSGEVPKGVEVAYDGMVLVP from the coding sequence ATGAAGGTCACAATTCTTGGTTGCGGCACATCCACGGGCGTTCCGCGTCTGGGCGGTGAGTTTGGCGCCGACTGGGGGCATTGCGACCCCAAGGAACCGAAGAACCGCCGCACCCGTGTTGCGATCCTGCTCGAGAGCGATGCGGGCAAGCGCATTCTGGTAGACACCCCCACCGATCTGCGTGCGCAGCTTCTGGCCAATGACGTGCATCGCCTCGATGCGGTCTTCTGGACCCACGATCACGCCGATCATTGCCACGGCATCGATGACCTTCGCCCGCTGCGCTATGGCCGTGCCGGTCCGATTTCCGGCTTCGCGGCCTCCGAAACCGTGCGCCGCCTGCGCCAGCGCTTCGGGTACGTCTTTGCGGGCCAGTTCGGGTATCCAACGCTCGTCTCATTGGAAAACCTGGACAACCTGAGGCTGTGCGAAGGCTACCGTGTCGAACACACACAAATGCCGCACGGCCCGGCACAGTCGACGGGTTTCCGGTTCGATTGTGACGGAAAATCCGTGTGTTACATGACGGACTTCAGTGAAATTACGAGGGACATGGTAGACCTTTGTGAAGACGCCGATCTCCTTGTCGTGGACTGCCTGCGGCGCGATCCCCATCCGACCCATGCGCATCTGGGCATGTCGCTCGAATTGGCTGAGCGGGCCGGTGTCGGTCGCACTGTCCTGACGCATCTCGACAAGAGCATGGATTACGCCACGCTTTCGGGTGAAGTGCCCAAAGGTGTCGAAGTCGCTTACGATGGCATGGTGCTCGTGCCGTGA
- a CDS encoding AAA family ATPase, which yields MERVDTHGASVFLVSDRAYKLKRAVRFSYLDFSSLDKRHAVCLRELELNRRTAPGLYLDVLPIVERADASLAFGTASQSGPEVLDWVVVMRRFQDRDLLATMAREGRLKPLMVRDLADTIAHFHQHDAHSVQDDGVTRVRRVIEGNRQSMAATGTEILDPEACQALLEESLAELERVSPLLQARAAKGWVRHGHGDLHLGNICMWEGRPTPFDCLEFNDEFAISDVLYDLAFAVMDLWHRGHHDLASLLTNRYLDRVDMEADAPALFPLFLSMRAAVRAHVLATQATQTRDEERGLALQQEARSYLKAARDFLTPSSARLVAVGGFSGTGKSTLAAHLAPELGAVPGARWLRTDVLRKKLAGVAPETRLPESAYSRANSDAVYVRLLTLAEQTLQAGSSVILDGVFARASERQALAELADKIGVPFDGLWLEASREVLRHRIEGRVNDASDADVEVLDRQLQMDPGDLTDWHCVRAEGSPQDVAEAARRAL from the coding sequence GTGGAGCGCGTCGATACGCACGGGGCCAGCGTCTTCCTCGTTTCCGACAGGGCCTACAAGCTCAAGCGTGCCGTGCGCTTCTCCTACCTCGACTTTTCGAGCTTGGACAAGCGCCACGCCGTTTGCCTGCGCGAACTGGAGTTGAACCGCCGTACCGCGCCGGGCCTCTACCTCGACGTCCTGCCGATCGTGGAGCGCGCCGACGCAAGCCTGGCATTCGGGACAGCCTCACAAAGTGGTCCCGAAGTTCTCGATTGGGTCGTCGTCATGCGTCGCTTCCAGGATCGCGATCTGCTCGCGACGATGGCGAGGGAAGGGCGGCTCAAGCCCCTGATGGTTCGCGACCTTGCCGACACTATCGCCCATTTTCATCAGCACGACGCCCATTCCGTACAGGACGACGGCGTGACCCGTGTGCGCCGGGTGATCGAAGGCAATCGGCAGAGCATGGCGGCTACAGGCACCGAAATTCTCGATCCTGAGGCGTGCCAGGCCTTGCTGGAAGAGAGCCTCGCCGAACTGGAACGCGTAAGCCCGCTCCTGCAGGCCCGCGCGGCCAAAGGTTGGGTACGGCATGGGCACGGGGACCTCCATCTTGGCAACATCTGCATGTGGGAAGGGCGCCCGACACCGTTCGACTGCCTTGAATTCAATGATGAATTTGCGATCAGTGACGTGCTTTACGATCTTGCCTTCGCAGTCATGGACCTCTGGCATCGTGGCCATCACGACCTCGCCTCACTGCTGACCAATCGCTATCTCGACCGGGTGGACATGGAAGCGGATGCGCCGGCCTTGTTCCCCTTGTTTCTTTCGATGCGCGCGGCCGTTCGTGCGCATGTGCTTGCAACACAGGCAACGCAGACGCGTGACGAGGAGAGGGGGCTTGCGCTTCAGCAAGAGGCCCGGAGCTATCTGAAGGCAGCTCGGGATTTCCTGACCCCGTCATCGGCGCGTCTTGTTGCTGTGGGTGGCTTCTCGGGTACGGGAAAGTCCACGCTCGCGGCGCACCTTGCTCCGGAATTGGGAGCCGTGCCCGGCGCGCGTTGGCTGCGCACGGATGTCCTGCGCAAGAAATTGGCCGGTGTCGCGCCTGAGACCCGTCTGCCAGAATCGGCTTACAGCCGGGCAAATTCCGACGCCGTCTATGTCCGGCTTCTGACCCTGGCCGAGCAGACCTTGCAGGCCGGAAGCAGCGTCATCCTGGATGGTGTCTTCGCGCGCGCAAGTGAGCGCCAGGCCTTGGCGGAACTCGCGGACAAGATCGGTGTGCCATTCGATGGACTGTGGCTCGAGGCATCACGAGAGGTCCTTCGCCATCGGATCGAAGGACGGGTCAACGACGCTTCGGACGCGGATGTCGAGGTGCTCGACCGCCAACTCCAGATGGATCCGGGCGATCTCACAGACTGGCATTGCGTTCGCGCCGAAGGATCACCGCAGGATGTCGCAGAAGCCGCGCGAAGGGCTCTTTGA
- a CDS encoding (2Fe-2S)-binding protein produces MKNLLVNGARRTVEVEEDTPLLWVLREDLDLPGTKYGCGIGMCGACTVHVDGMAVRSCQMPLAAVEEGQAISTIESLSGPDDEDALHPLQQAWLEEQVPQCGYCQSGMIMAAAAFLAETPEPDAETVRASITNLCRCGTYPRIERAILKAAEAMRAP; encoded by the coding sequence ATGAAGAACCTGCTCGTAAATGGCGCTCGGCGGACGGTCGAGGTGGAAGAGGACACACCGCTGCTCTGGGTGCTGCGCGAGGATCTCGATCTACCCGGCACCAAGTACGGCTGCGGCATCGGCATGTGCGGGGCCTGCACCGTTCATGTCGATGGCATGGCCGTGCGCAGCTGCCAGATGCCGCTTGCCGCCGTGGAGGAGGGCCAAGCCATCTCCACCATCGAGTCTCTGTCGGGCCCGGACGACGAAGACGCCCTGCACCCGCTCCAGCAGGCCTGGCTCGAGGAGCAGGTGCCCCAGTGCGGCTATTGCCAGAGCGGCATGATCATGGCCGCCGCCGCGTTCCTGGCCGAAACGCCCGAGCCTGACGCCGAGACAGTCCGGGCGAGCATCACCAATCTGTGCCGCTGTGGCACCTATCCGCGCATTGAGCGGGCCATCCTCAAGGCGGCAGAGGCCATGCGCGCACCTTGA
- a CDS encoding xanthine dehydrogenase family protein molybdopterin-binding subunit has translation MPAILNLSRRGFAGALGLAAASFVLGIPREGRAAEAEDAPDAARFGAMLTIDGAGLVRLIVPSSELGQGTQEALARMVAEELECDWAALEVELPWADPAFANPFSRKQMTANSTSVMGYYTAMRTLGAATRMMLTRAAAQRLGADEGELVVSAGTISHSASGRSLGFGEVARAASSLPVPAEVPLKPVSEFRIIGSASVRKDLLPKVNGSAEFGIDVREEGMLVGVPVLAPHPHATFDLAGLDDARARPGVRAVVPVTGGVVVVADRFWRAKSAAEAITLTVTSSPIAGLDDDTIRSRLREAFTTIEPRVFPEFEKGSGFPGRPIMPDKPAVEAAFAQADRVLEAEYEVPFLAHATLEPICCAARMDATSLFVRGPLQDPESARALGARLSGVPFEDVRVELTYVGGGFGRKWGTDFVGIAIEAAKGVPGQLVKTIWPREQDMAFDQYRPAFIARSRAALAKDGRVAALKSAVAGQSIMAYHGRGDILGDMADPMSAGKLVYDAYAEPLRYAESHRVDMGVPVGFWRSVSLSQNTFFMESFIDEIALETRQDPLQLRLRLLDGHPRITPVLTRAAEMIGLDAPRPEGTGRGIALAYTEANFCAVGIEVALSGENLSLTRIACACDCGLMIDPVSVEGQISGGIVFGLQAALWGEVHFADGAPTAQNFSDYRLPMMMDVPPIEVALMPGSDQPGNVGEASTPAVAPALANAIVDAGGPRIRALPISRTLSI, from the coding sequence ATGCCCGCCATTCTCAATCTGTCGCGTAGGGGCTTTGCGGGTGCGCTTGGTCTTGCTGCTGCCAGCTTCGTGCTGGGCATCCCGCGGGAAGGGCGCGCTGCCGAGGCAGAAGACGCCCCTGACGCGGCCCGTTTCGGGGCGATGCTGACCATCGATGGGGCGGGTCTCGTCCGGCTGATCGTGCCGTCCTCCGAACTGGGCCAGGGCACGCAGGAAGCGCTCGCCCGCATGGTGGCCGAGGAACTGGAATGCGACTGGGCGGCTCTCGAAGTGGAGCTTCCCTGGGCCGATCCGGCGTTTGCCAATCCTTTTTCGCGCAAGCAGATGACCGCCAACAGCACCTCGGTCATGGGCTACTACACCGCGATGCGGACCCTGGGCGCAGCGACCCGGATGATGCTCACGCGCGCCGCCGCGCAGCGCCTGGGCGCCGACGAAGGCGAACTCGTCGTATCGGCCGGTACGATTTCCCATTCGGCGAGCGGCCGCTCGCTGGGCTTTGGCGAGGTCGCGCGTGCCGCCTCGTCGCTGCCGGTCCCCGCCGAAGTTCCTCTCAAGCCGGTTTCCGAGTTCCGGATCATCGGCTCTGCGAGCGTGCGCAAGGATCTTCTGCCCAAGGTCAACGGAAGCGCGGAGTTCGGCATCGACGTGCGCGAGGAGGGCATGCTTGTCGGCGTTCCCGTGCTCGCCCCGCATCCGCACGCGACTTTCGATCTTGCCGGGCTCGATGATGCCAGGGCTCGTCCGGGCGTGCGCGCCGTGGTGCCGGTCACCGGAGGCGTCGTGGTCGTTGCCGACCGTTTCTGGAGGGCAAAGAGCGCGGCCGAGGCCATTACTCTGACGGTCACGTCATCCCCCATTGCCGGGCTCGACGATGACACCATACGATCGCGCCTGCGCGAGGCCTTTACCACGATAGAACCTCGGGTCTTTCCCGAGTTCGAGAAAGGCAGCGGCTTCCCGGGCCGTCCGATCATGCCGGACAAGCCCGCGGTCGAGGCCGCGTTTGCTCAGGCCGACCGCGTGCTCGAAGCCGAGTACGAGGTGCCGTTCCTGGCGCACGCGACGCTCGAGCCGATCTGCTGCGCCGCGCGGATGGACGCCACCAGCCTCTTCGTGCGCGGCCCGCTCCAGGACCCGGAAAGCGCCCGCGCGCTCGGCGCAAGGCTCTCAGGCGTGCCGTTTGAAGACGTGCGGGTCGAACTGACTTATGTGGGCGGCGGTTTTGGCCGCAAGTGGGGGACCGACTTCGTCGGCATTGCCATCGAGGCCGCCAAGGGCGTGCCAGGCCAGTTGGTCAAGACGATCTGGCCGCGCGAGCAGGACATGGCTTTCGACCAGTACCGCCCGGCCTTCATCGCCCGCTCACGGGCAGCCCTGGCGAAGGACGGGCGCGTTGCAGCCCTGAAGTCCGCGGTCGCCGGACAGTCGATCATGGCCTACCACGGTCGCGGCGATATCCTGGGCGACATGGCCGACCCGATGAGCGCGGGCAAGCTGGTCTACGATGCCTATGCAGAGCCTTTGCGCTATGCGGAAAGCCACCGCGTCGACATGGGCGTACCGGTCGGATTCTGGCGTTCGGTCTCGCTCTCGCAAAACACCTTCTTCATGGAGAGCTTCATTGACGAGATCGCGCTGGAAACCCGGCAGGACCCGCTGCAGCTGCGTCTGCGTCTTCTGGATGGGCATCCGCGCATTACGCCTGTCCTCACCCGCGCGGCCGAAATGATCGGCCTTGATGCGCCACGGCCGGAGGGCACCGGACGCGGCATCGCGCTGGCCTACACCGAAGCCAATTTCTGCGCAGTCGGCATCGAGGTGGCGCTTTCAGGTGAGAACCTCAGCCTCACGCGAATTGCCTGCGCGTGCGACTGCGGGCTTATGATCGATCCGGTCAGCGTGGAAGGACAGATCAGTGGCGGTATTGTCTTCGGCCTCCAGGCCGCCCTGTGGGGCGAGGTCCACTTTGCCGACGGCGCGCCCACGGCGCAGAACTTCTCCGACTATCGCCTGCCGATGATGATGGACGTGCCCCCGATCGAGGTCGCGCTCATGCCCGGCAGTGACCAGCCCGGGAATGTCGGCGAGGCTTCGACGCCCGCCGTCGCACCCGCGCTTGCCAACGCCATTGTCGATGCTGGAGGGCCGCGCATCCGCGCACTCCCCATCTCTCGCACACTCTCGATCTGA
- a CDS encoding formylglycine-generating enzyme family protein, protein MPSADCRSLDAENGTVAKTPTADYRNPGLGAGDGAPQMPVVCISWKDAQAYLSWLSTRTGAHYRLPSEAEWEYAARAGSQDDYPWGTSADEGCRQGNMLDEDGAASGMIPVFGGQADGDTTALPHAACHDGHAGAAPVGSYAPNAFGLHDMIGNVWEWTEDCYAAPYPMAVPRDGRPYVDAAECPLRAVRGGSWISTPFRNRVSWRGRDPVDQVTWIFGLRVARDIEGDIQ, encoded by the coding sequence ATCCCTTCGGCCGATTGCCGCTCGCTCGATGCGGAAAACGGGACCGTCGCCAAGACGCCCACGGCCGATTATCGGAACCCGGGCCTTGGCGCCGGTGATGGAGCCCCGCAGATGCCGGTCGTATGCATCTCCTGGAAGGATGCGCAGGCCTATCTCTCCTGGCTGAGCACGCGAACCGGCGCGCATTACCGCCTGCCAAGCGAGGCCGAGTGGGAATATGCGGCCCGCGCCGGATCGCAGGACGACTACCCCTGGGGCACCAGCGCCGACGAGGGGTGCCGTCAGGGCAACATGCTTGACGAGGATGGTGCCGCCAGTGGCATGATCCCTGTCTTCGGAGGCCAAGCCGATGGCGATACCACCGCTTTGCCCCATGCCGCCTGCCACGATGGGCACGCCGGGGCCGCCCCTGTGGGCAGCTACGCGCCCAACGCCTTCGGGCTCCATGACATGATCGGCAATGTCTGGGAGTGGACCGAGGATTGCTATGCGGCACCCTATCCCATGGCTGTGCCGCGCGATGGTCGGCCTTACGTCGATGCCGCGGAATGCCCCTTGCGCGCGGTGCGTGGCGGCAGCTGGATCAGCACGCCATTCCGCAACCGCGTGTCCTGGCGCGGACGTGATCCAGTGGATCAGGTCACCTGGATCTTTGGCCTGCGCGTGGCACGCGATATCGAGGGAGACATCCAGTGA
- the istB gene encoding IS21-like element helper ATPase IstB, whose amino-acid sequence MSDQTPELLLAHNLKALKLPTCLREHHKLARQCAAEGVDHIRFLARLVEMEMIDRERRMVERRIKAARFPAVKSLDSFDFTVIPRLNKMQVLEMARCEWIERRENAIALGPSGTGKTHVALGLGLAACQKGLSVGFTTAAALVSEMMEARDERRLLRFQKQMVGYKLLIIDELGFVPLSKTGAELLFELISQRYERGSTLITSNLPFDEWTETFGSERLTGALLDRLTHHVSILEMNGESYRLAHSRARKAKIRP is encoded by the coding sequence ATGAGCGATCAGACCCCGGAGCTTCTTCTCGCTCACAATCTCAAGGCACTCAAGCTGCCTACGTGCCTGCGAGAGCACCACAAGCTCGCCCGGCAATGTGCCGCTGAAGGCGTCGATCATATCCGCTTCCTCGCCCGCCTTGTCGAGATGGAGATGATCGACAGGGAGCGTCGTATGGTCGAGCGGCGCATCAAGGCCGCGCGCTTCCCCGCCGTCAAAAGCCTCGACAGCTTCGACTTCACCGTCATCCCGAGGCTCAACAAGATGCAGGTGCTCGAGATGGCGCGCTGCGAGTGGATCGAGCGGCGTGAGAACGCCATCGCTCTGGGGCCATCGGGCACCGGAAAGACGCACGTAGCGTTGGGGCTCGGACTGGCAGCATGCCAGAAAGGGCTGTCGGTGGGCTTCACCACTGCGGCGGCGCTGGTCAGCGAAATGATGGAGGCGCGCGACGAGCGGCGTCTCCTGCGCTTCCAGAAGCAGATGGTCGGATACAAACTGCTCATCATCGACGAACTGGGCTTCGTACCGCTCTCCAAGACCGGCGCCGAACTGCTGTTCGAGCTGATCTCCCAGCGTTACGAACGCGGCTCCACCTTGATCACCAGCAACCTGCCCTTCGACGAATGGACCGAAACCTTCGGATCCGAGCGTCTCACAGGCGCGCTCCTCGATCGCCTGACCCATCACGTCAGCATCCTCGAGATGAACGGCGAAAGCTATCGCCTCGCTCACAGCCGGGCCCGCAAGGCCAAAATCAGACCCTGA